One segment of Amycolatopsis alba DSM 44262 DNA contains the following:
- a CDS encoding class I SAM-dependent methyltransferase, giving the protein MHWYEDDDLWVGFADVMFPPSRAEEAERLTATSPLLEVADGAKVLDLACGPAIHVVPLARKGADVTGVDLSPAMLERAREACESAGVAVKLVQADMLEYVEPGAYDLIINMYTSFGYFTEPGDNLTVLRNAYASLAPGGRLLIDVLGKEVLAGWVGRPKAVDVDGGTVFMRDTILDDWTRLKTEWTLVRDGVARQASILSFLYSAAELKALFESAGFSGVECFGDFDGSPYDNHARRLIVRGERDG; this is encoded by the coding sequence ATGCACTGGTACGAGGACGACGACCTGTGGGTCGGCTTCGCGGACGTGATGTTCCCGCCCAGCCGGGCCGAAGAGGCCGAACGCCTGACGGCCACATCACCGCTGCTGGAGGTCGCCGACGGCGCGAAGGTGCTGGATCTGGCGTGCGGACCGGCGATCCACGTCGTGCCGCTGGCGAGGAAGGGCGCCGACGTGACCGGTGTCGACCTCAGCCCGGCCATGCTCGAACGCGCGCGCGAGGCCTGCGAAAGCGCGGGAGTCGCGGTGAAGCTGGTCCAGGCCGACATGCTCGAATACGTCGAGCCCGGCGCGTACGACCTGATCATCAACATGTACACGTCGTTCGGCTACTTCACCGAGCCAGGTGACAACCTCACCGTGCTGCGGAACGCCTACGCCAGCCTCGCGCCCGGTGGAAGGCTGCTCATCGACGTCCTCGGCAAGGAGGTGCTGGCCGGCTGGGTCGGCCGCCCGAAAGCGGTCGACGTCGACGGCGGGACGGTGTTCATGCGCGACACCATCCTCGACGACTGGACCCGCCTCAAGACCGAGTGGACCCTGGTCCGCGACGGTGTCGCCAGGCAGGCGTCGATCCTGTCCTTCCTCTACAGCGCCGCGGAGCTGAAGGCACTGTTCGAGTCGGCGGGCTTCAGCGGCGTCGAATGCTTCGGCGATTTCGACGGCTCGCCTTACGACAACCACGCGCGTCGCCTGATCGTGCGTGGTGAACGTGACGGCTGA
- a CDS encoding class I SAM-dependent methyltransferase gives MLHLVRHSALKTLGRSARGTVGRGLHRLARRFHDPYPAELERIAADLRAEIIRQGDRCFDRVIEFEIRSRRDIIYAGDQDAARDSNRFAREYLTGTKHFARPQETLAYALSLAPSGGMALEFGVASGNTLRVIAKARGGAETYGFDWFQGLPENWLNGMPAGAFARDDLPDVPGAELVVGLFADTLPGFLERHEGVVDFLHVDGDLYSSAKTVLDLAGPRLRPGSIVHFDEFFNYPGWQRHEHKAWLEYVERTGVEFEYVAYTYADNQVTVRITG, from the coding sequence ATGCTTCACCTGGTACGCCATTCAGCCCTGAAGACCTTGGGCCGATCGGCCCGCGGCACCGTCGGCCGGGGCCTGCACAGGCTCGCCCGGCGATTCCATGATCCTTATCCGGCGGAACTGGAACGGATCGCCGCGGACCTGCGCGCGGAGATAATCAGGCAGGGGGATCGCTGTTTCGATCGCGTCATCGAGTTCGAAATCCGGAGCCGCCGCGACATCATCTACGCCGGTGATCAGGACGCCGCGCGGGACAGCAACCGCTTCGCCCGTGAGTATCTGACCGGGACCAAGCACTTCGCGCGTCCACAAGAGACTCTGGCGTACGCGCTTTCCCTTGCCCCGTCAGGGGGAATGGCCCTCGAATTCGGTGTCGCCAGCGGGAACACGCTGCGCGTGATCGCCAAGGCGCGTGGCGGAGCCGAGACCTACGGGTTCGACTGGTTCCAGGGCCTGCCGGAGAACTGGCTCAACGGGATGCCCGCCGGCGCGTTCGCGCGCGACGATCTGCCGGACGTCCCCGGCGCCGAACTCGTCGTCGGACTCTTCGCCGACACGCTTCCCGGCTTTCTGGAGCGACACGAAGGCGTCGTCGATTTCCTTCACGTGGACGGCGATCTGTACAGCTCGGCGAAAACCGTGCTGGATCTGGCGGGCCCGCGGCTGCGGCCGGGCAGCATCGTGCACTTCGACGAGTTCTTCAATTACCCCGGCTGGCAGCGGCACGAACACAAGGCCTGGCTGGAATACGTCGAACGCACCGGCGTCGAATTCGAATACGTGGCCTACACCTACGCCGACAATCAGGTCACCGTGCGGATCACCGGCTAG
- a CDS encoding PH domain-containing protein has translation MSWAVRTEVVQAEGVTEETATAERLTLRPPANRVSRRAMGYWAVWAAVGWVILVGGQAAFVFTSDDAPTWLVVTLTISCVLAPLHLLVMPQWRYRIHRWEVTGEAVYTQEGWLKQDWRIAPISRIQTVDIERDPVEQLFKLAKLTVTTASAAGPVKISGLDHADALALAAELTKTTQATPGDAT, from the coding sequence GTGTCGTGGGCGGTCCGTACCGAGGTGGTGCAGGCTGAAGGGGTGACTGAAGAGACAGCGACGGCGGAACGGCTCACCCTGCGCCCGCCCGCCAACCGGGTCAGCCGCCGGGCCATGGGCTACTGGGCGGTGTGGGCCGCGGTCGGCTGGGTGATCCTCGTCGGCGGCCAGGCGGCCTTCGTGTTCACCAGCGACGACGCGCCGACATGGCTCGTGGTGACCTTGACGATCTCGTGCGTGCTCGCGCCGCTGCATCTGCTGGTCATGCCGCAGTGGCGGTACCGGATCCACCGCTGGGAAGTCACCGGAGAGGCCGTGTACACCCAGGAGGGCTGGCTCAAGCAGGACTGGCGGATCGCGCCGATCTCGCGGATCCAGACCGTCGACATCGAACGTGACCCGGTCGAGCAGCTGTTCAAGCTGGCGAAACTCACCGTGACGACGGCGTCGGCCGCGGGCCCGGTCAAGATCTCCGGTCTCGACCACGCCGACGCGCTGGCGCTGGCCGCGGAACTCACGAAGACCACGCAGGCCACGCCCGGTGACGCGACATGA
- a CDS encoding RNA polymerase sigma factor yields MPDTGVEDLLRELAPQVLGAVVRRYGHFDLAEDATQEALLAAATQWPAEGRPDNPRAWLITVASRRLTDLLRAEQARRRREDAVVHRTLPEEHLAPAADRRAADSDDTLILLFLCCHPSLSPASQIALTLRAVGGLTTAEIARAFLVPESTMTRRISRAKTGIKASGVPFGMPKEDGRLDAVLHVLYLIFNEGYASTSGPELVRSGLSAEAIRLARIVHRLLPDDSEVTGLLALMLLTDARRPARTGPDGGPIPMSEQDRSRWDSEYVKEGIALLSEALPRGPTGQFQIQAAIAALHDEAPSAAETDWPQIEALYGLLLRLSDNPVVALNHAVAVGMARGPREGLAALGKLGDRISGDHRFHAARAHLLEMAGEAAEAVESYEEAARRATSLPHQRYLHSRAARLR; encoded by the coding sequence ATGCCGGACACCGGTGTCGAGGACCTGCTGCGCGAGCTGGCTCCGCAGGTCCTCGGCGCCGTCGTCCGCCGGTACGGTCATTTCGACCTGGCGGAGGACGCGACCCAGGAGGCGCTTCTCGCGGCCGCGACGCAATGGCCGGCCGAGGGTCGTCCGGACAACCCGCGCGCGTGGCTGATCACCGTCGCCTCGCGGCGGCTGACCGATCTGCTGCGCGCCGAGCAGGCACGGCGCCGTCGCGAGGACGCCGTCGTGCACCGGACCTTGCCGGAGGAACACCTCGCGCCCGCGGCGGACCGGCGTGCCGCCGACTCGGACGACACGCTCATCCTGCTCTTCCTGTGCTGCCACCCGTCGCTGTCGCCCGCGTCGCAGATCGCGCTGACACTGCGGGCCGTCGGCGGTCTCACCACGGCGGAGATCGCCCGCGCGTTCCTGGTCCCCGAGTCGACGATGACGCGGCGGATCAGCCGCGCGAAGACCGGTATCAAGGCCAGTGGTGTCCCTTTCGGCATGCCGAAGGAGGACGGCAGGCTCGACGCGGTGCTCCACGTGCTGTACCTGATCTTCAACGAGGGCTATGCCAGCACGTCGGGCCCCGAACTGGTGCGGAGCGGGCTTTCCGCCGAGGCCATCCGGCTGGCCAGAATCGTCCACCGGCTGCTGCCGGACGACAGCGAGGTCACCGGGCTGCTCGCGCTGATGCTGCTCACCGACGCCCGCCGTCCGGCGAGGACGGGGCCGGACGGCGGGCCGATCCCCATGTCCGAACAGGACCGGAGCCGGTGGGACAGCGAGTACGTCAAGGAAGGCATCGCGCTGCTGTCCGAAGCACTTCCGCGGGGGCCGACCGGGCAGTTCCAGATCCAGGCGGCGATCGCCGCGCTGCACGACGAGGCGCCGAGCGCAGCCGAAACCGATTGGCCGCAGATCGAGGCACTCTACGGACTTCTGCTGCGGCTTTCCGACAATCCCGTGGTGGCGCTGAACCACGCCGTCGCCGTCGGGATGGCTCGTGGACCGAGAGAAGGCCTGGCTGCCTTGGGAAAGCTCGGCGACCGGATCTCCGGAGACCACCGGTTCCACGCCGCCCGTGCGCATCTGCTGGAGATGGCGGGGGAAGCGGCCGAAGCCGTCGAGTCCTACGAGGAGGCGGCGCGGCGCGCTACAAGCCTTCCGCACCAACGCTATCTGCACTCACGCGCCGCCCGCCTGCGCTGA
- a CDS encoding nitroreductase/quinone reductase family protein — protein MTTADAGTGRPRTTSVDCRRSGSRYLAYAPDVDSPWYADLLVSPQATLEIDGRPHAAYAVPLEGGERGFTLHLLEVDAARARAIAGQLLVHHGELRKALAAARAELDGAPVSGRSGLRRELLGHCVTFCNGLRMHHLREDGAFTAMEKALPGLAPVLDRLRAEHETVSRALLDLDELLQGNGELESAALREEFERVANGLEDHFAYEEAKLLPALRGDLSQLEKVRPADM, from the coding sequence ATGACCACCGCCGACGCCGGAACAGGGCGTCCCCGCACCACCTCCGTCGACTGCCGCCGGTCCGGGAGCAGGTATCTGGCGTACGCGCCGGACGTCGATTCGCCTTGGTACGCGGACCTTCTCGTCAGTCCACAAGCGACACTCGAAATCGACGGGCGGCCGCACGCCGCGTATGCCGTGCCGCTCGAAGGCGGGGAGCGGGGGTTCACGCTGCACCTGCTGGAAGTCGACGCCGCTCGGGCCAGGGCGATCGCCGGTCAGTTGCTCGTCCACCACGGCGAACTCCGCAAGGCGCTGGCGGCCGCGCGGGCCGAACTCGACGGCGCGCCGGTTTCGGGCCGGTCCGGATTGCGGCGCGAACTGCTCGGCCATTGCGTGACTTTCTGCAACGGCCTGCGCATGCACCACCTCCGCGAGGACGGCGCGTTCACCGCGATGGAAAAGGCCCTTCCCGGACTCGCGCCGGTCCTCGACCGGCTGCGCGCGGAGCATGAAACCGTGTCGCGCGCGTTGCTCGATCTCGACGAGTTACTGCAGGGCAACGGAGAACTCGAAAGCGCCGCGTTACGCGAGGAGTTCGAGCGGGTCGCGAATGGCCTCGAGGACCATTTCGCCTACGAGGAGGCGAAACTGCTCCCGGCGCTCCGCGGTGATTTGTCACAGCTCGAAAAGGTGCGACCTGCGGACATGTGA
- a CDS encoding YciI family protein, which produces MGLHAPESATTVRVRDGKALLTDGPFAETKEQIGGVVVLECENREQAVKSAGSHLWAAIGTIGIRELL; this is translated from the coding sequence ATGGGCCTGCACGCACCCGAATCGGCGACGACCGTCCGCGTCCGCGACGGCAAGGCCCTGCTCACGGACGGCCCGTTCGCCGAGACGAAGGAACAGATCGGCGGCGTCGTCGTCCTCGAATGCGAAAACCGTGAACAAGCTGTCAAGTCGGCGGGAAGTCACCTTTGGGCGGCCATCGGGACGATCGGGATCCGCGAGCTGCTCTAG
- a CDS encoding FecCD family ABC transporter permease, with protein MVNVTAEPLRLFAEPDDDTARPLRLTGPVLLLSGALVISLIAGVALGPTTVALPDVLRYLGKAITGGTITGDEVTGYSIVWQVRTPRVLLAAVVGAGLAVVGVAVQALVRNALADPFVLGISSGASVGAAAVVVFGLFAGLGVLALSTAAFLGALGATALVYLAARSKFGLTPLRLVLTGVALTYAFQAVMSVLVYLSPNGQAAQTVLFWLLGSLGAATWASLPLAAFGVAVAIVVLLRYGTALDVLSMGDETAMSLGTDAAALRRWLFLLTAVVTGLLVAVSGSIGFVGLVLPHVVRMVAGSGHRRVLALAPLVGAVFLVWVDLLARTLVAPEELPLGVITALIGVPVFLVVMRRRGYAFGGR; from the coding sequence GTGGTGAACGTGACGGCTGAACCGCTCCGCCTGTTCGCGGAACCGGACGACGACACCGCCCGCCCGCTCCGGCTGACCGGCCCGGTGCTCCTGCTGTCGGGGGCGCTCGTGATCTCGCTGATCGCGGGCGTCGCGCTCGGCCCGACCACGGTCGCACTCCCGGATGTCCTGCGCTACCTGGGAAAGGCCATCACCGGCGGCACCATCACCGGCGACGAGGTCACCGGGTACTCGATCGTCTGGCAGGTCCGCACCCCGCGGGTCCTGCTCGCGGCCGTGGTCGGCGCCGGGCTCGCGGTGGTCGGGGTCGCGGTGCAGGCCCTGGTCCGCAACGCCCTCGCCGATCCGTTCGTGCTCGGTATCTCCTCGGGTGCCTCGGTCGGAGCCGCCGCCGTCGTGGTGTTCGGCCTGTTCGCCGGGCTCGGCGTGCTGGCGCTGTCGACAGCCGCGTTCCTCGGCGCGCTCGGCGCGACGGCGCTCGTCTATCTGGCCGCCCGCAGCAAATTCGGCCTGACGCCGTTGCGTCTCGTGCTCACCGGGGTCGCGCTCACCTACGCCTTCCAGGCCGTGATGAGCGTGCTCGTCTACCTCTCGCCGAACGGCCAGGCCGCGCAGACCGTGCTCTTCTGGCTGCTCGGCAGCCTCGGGGCGGCGACCTGGGCGTCCTTGCCGCTGGCCGCGTTCGGGGTGGCCGTCGCGATCGTGGTCCTGCTGCGCTACGGCACCGCACTCGACGTCCTGTCCATGGGTGACGAGACCGCGATGAGCCTCGGCACCGACGCGGCCGCGTTGCGCCGCTGGCTGTTCCTGCTCACCGCGGTCGTCACCGGGCTGCTGGTGGCGGTGAGCGGGTCGATCGGGTTCGTCGGGCTGGTCCTGCCGCATGTGGTGCGGATGGTCGCCGGTTCGGGGCATCGCCGCGTGCTGGCGCTCGCGCCGCTGGTGGGCGCGGTTTTCCTGGTGTGGGTCGATCTGCTCGCCCGCACCCTCGTCGCGCCGGAGGAGCTGCCGCTCGGCGTGATCACCGCGTTGATCGGTGTGCCGGTGTTCCTCGTCGTGATGCGGCGCCGCGGCTACGCGTTCGGGGGGCGCTGA
- a CDS encoding YciI family protein, with the protein MIMMMGSQKDLETMAGTWSADDATALHEFMGKWNNDLVETGEFVDAQGLSQPAHARRISLRDGAPVVTDGPYAETQEVLVGYTVVDCASYDRATEIAAQLANTPFPEDNGLDREWYVDIRPCADSFEELEL; encoded by the coding sequence ATGATCATGATGATGGGGTCGCAGAAGGATCTCGAAACCATGGCAGGCACCTGGAGCGCCGACGACGCCACGGCTCTGCACGAGTTCATGGGCAAATGGAACAACGACCTGGTCGAGACCGGTGAGTTCGTCGACGCGCAGGGCCTCTCCCAGCCCGCGCACGCGCGCCGCATCTCCCTGCGCGACGGGGCCCCGGTGGTGACCGACGGGCCGTACGCCGAGACGCAGGAGGTCCTGGTCGGCTACACGGTCGTCGACTGCGCGAGCTACGACCGCGCGACCGAGATCGCGGCCCAGCTGGCGAACACCCCGTTCCCGGAGGACAACGGCCTCGATCGCGAGTGGTACGTCGACATCCGGCCGTGCGCCGACAGCTTCGAAGAACTGGAACTCTAG
- a CDS encoding ABC transporter ATP-binding protein: MLSLNELSVEVAGSTLIRELCLDVGAGEVVGLLGPNGSGKSTALRCVYRALTPSGGAVLLDGTDLAEQGLRDTARRIAALTQDSRADLDFTVEEVVALGRSPHQRGNLRLSARERALCRDALRRLDITHLAQRSVLTLSGGERQRVLVARALVQEPEVLVLDEPTNHLDVRHQVELLKFLRDCGLTVLVALHDLNLAAAVCHRIALLRGGSLAACGTPAEVLTPGTVRAVFGVEVTRVTHPVTGALQLLYDLPADETEGISR, encoded by the coding sequence ATGCTGTCCCTGAACGAACTTTCCGTCGAGGTGGCCGGATCGACGCTGATCCGCGAACTGTGCCTGGACGTCGGCGCGGGCGAGGTCGTCGGCCTCCTCGGCCCGAACGGCAGCGGCAAGTCGACCGCGTTGCGCTGTGTCTACCGGGCGTTGACGCCGTCGGGCGGCGCGGTGCTGCTCGACGGCACCGACCTCGCCGAGCAGGGCCTGCGCGACACCGCCCGCCGGATCGCCGCGCTCACCCAGGACAGCCGGGCGGATCTGGACTTCACCGTCGAGGAGGTCGTCGCGCTCGGCCGGTCGCCGCATCAGCGCGGCAACCTCCGGCTTTCGGCCCGCGAGCGCGCGCTGTGCCGGGACGCGTTGCGACGGCTGGACATCACGCACCTCGCCCAGCGCAGTGTCCTGACGCTTTCGGGTGGCGAACGGCAGCGGGTCCTGGTGGCGAGGGCGCTCGTGCAGGAACCCGAGGTGCTGGTCCTCGACGAGCCGACCAACCACCTCGACGTCCGGCACCAGGTGGAACTGCTGAAATTCCTGCGGGACTGCGGGCTCACCGTGCTCGTCGCCCTGCACGACCTCAATCTCGCCGCCGCCGTCTGTCACCGGATCGCGTTGCTGCGCGGCGGATCGCTCGCCGCCTGCGGCACCCCGGCCGAAGTGCTCACGCCCGGAACGGTCCGCGCCGTGTTCGGCGTCGAGGTCACCAGGGTGACCCATCCCGTGACCGGTGCGCTCCAGCTGCTTTACGACCTTCCCGCCGATGAAACCGAGGGGATCTCACGATGA
- a CDS encoding CARDB domain-containing protein, with the protein MVAAVATIMLVAPASAVAAPPTSAVEISPTTVQRGQTFTVSQTVYNADATSTIEGGKATLYGKESSLPAIVDLVSCPGAFACDMLGGSIRGGVGSVAPGQSKTVVFTFRVKDDAPLGSVTTQHQFVGDNYSFEILDGPVLTVTGTPSAADLGVTLTASPRGILTSSIDYTVKVTNAGPATASGVRVVSTLGNGLNFTGSATCSNPSGTKTVNCDFSSLASGASATAKFSVGAGLLTLGPVKTTAKITQSSVADPNAANNTASSTCTAITGLLLSC; encoded by the coding sequence ATGGTGGCCGCGGTGGCCACGATCATGCTCGTCGCGCCGGCCTCCGCCGTCGCCGCCCCGCCGACCAGCGCGGTGGAGATCTCGCCGACAACTGTCCAACGTGGACAGACATTCACCGTCTCGCAGACCGTCTACAACGCCGACGCGACGTCCACCATCGAAGGTGGCAAAGCGACGCTGTACGGCAAAGAATCCTCGTTGCCCGCCATCGTCGACCTGGTGTCCTGCCCCGGCGCGTTCGCCTGCGACATGCTCGGTGGCAGCATCCGCGGCGGGGTCGGCTCGGTGGCCCCCGGCCAGAGCAAGACCGTGGTGTTCACCTTCCGGGTCAAGGACGACGCCCCGCTGGGCAGTGTCACGACGCAGCACCAGTTCGTCGGTGACAACTACAGCTTCGAGATCCTCGACGGCCCGGTGCTGACCGTCACGGGCACGCCGAGCGCCGCCGACCTCGGTGTCACGCTCACGGCGTCTCCGCGCGGGATCCTGACGTCGTCGATCGACTACACGGTCAAGGTCACGAACGCGGGCCCGGCGACGGCTTCCGGCGTCCGGGTGGTGTCGACCCTCGGAAACGGGCTGAACTTCACCGGCTCCGCCACGTGTTCGAACCCGAGCGGTACGAAGACCGTCAACTGTGACTTCTCGTCGCTCGCGTCCGGAGCCAGCGCCACGGCCAAGTTCTCGGTGGGCGCCGGACTGCTGACCCTCGGGCCGGTCAAGACGACCGCGAAGATCACGCAGAGTTCGGTCGCCGACCCGAACGCGGCCAACAACACCGCGTCGTCGACCTGCACGGCGATCACCGGCCTTCTGCTCAGCTGCTAG
- a CDS encoding isopenicillin N synthase family dioxygenase, which yields MTLVPTVDLSTWADGDRAKLAHAVDEALKRVGFLQVIGHGIPRATIDDMREATAAFFALPVEEKLRCAPADRASDRGYAAEGTEGLAYSLGETTPPDLSESFVIGAEEIDGEDPYGFFAPNIWPGLPESLKPALTEYEAEAHRVARVLLEIFEKALGLPDGHLGAYTRHPTRTLRVNHFERRAGAPEPLPGQMRLGAHTDYGIVTVLYADPVPGLQIHGPDGTWHDVIPDEGALVVNLGDLTAQWTNDRWRSTLHRVVPGSSRRRSVAFFFDGDHDARFECLPTCHSPGNPPKYPPVLGGAHLYAKITGGRTLEPADAMNTAAGRN from the coding sequence ATGACTCTCGTACCGACGGTCGACCTGAGCACCTGGGCCGACGGCGATCGCGCGAAGCTCGCGCACGCCGTCGACGAGGCTTTGAAACGTGTCGGGTTCCTGCAGGTCATCGGGCACGGAATCCCGCGGGCGACGATCGACGACATGCGCGAAGCGACCGCCGCCTTCTTCGCGCTCCCTGTCGAGGAGAAGCTCCGCTGCGCGCCCGCCGACCGCGCCTCGGATCGCGGGTACGCGGCCGAAGGCACCGAAGGACTGGCGTACAGCCTCGGCGAGACGACGCCGCCCGACCTGTCAGAGTCCTTCGTCATCGGCGCGGAAGAAATCGACGGCGAGGATCCGTATGGTTTCTTCGCCCCCAACATCTGGCCGGGCCTGCCGGAGAGCCTGAAGCCCGCGCTCACCGAGTACGAGGCCGAAGCGCACCGTGTCGCGCGGGTGCTGCTGGAGATCTTCGAAAAGGCACTCGGGCTCCCGGACGGCCACCTCGGCGCGTACACCCGGCATCCGACGCGCACCTTGCGGGTCAATCACTTCGAGCGCCGCGCGGGAGCGCCCGAACCGCTGCCGGGCCAGATGCGGCTCGGCGCGCACACCGACTACGGCATCGTCACCGTCCTCTACGCCGATCCCGTCCCCGGCCTGCAGATCCACGGCCCCGACGGCACCTGGCACGACGTCATCCCCGACGAAGGCGCGCTGGTGGTGAACCTCGGCGACCTCACCGCGCAGTGGACCAACGACCGCTGGCGCTCCACGCTGCACCGCGTCGTGCCGGGTTCCTCACGACGGCGGAGCGTGGCGTTCTTCTTCGACGGCGACCACGATGCCCGGTTCGAATGCCTTCCGACCTGCCATTCTCCCGGAAACCCGCCGAAGTATCCGCCGGTCCTCGGCGGCGCGCACCTCTACGCGAAGATCACCGGCGGGCGAACTCTCGAACCGGCCGACGCGATGAACACGGCCGCCGGCCGGAACTGA
- a CDS encoding MarR family winged helix-turn-helix transcriptional regulator, giving the protein MEVDDAVRALLLLMPRMVGRAKRIKIPDELQSLSLAPRHLSLLSYLLFDGPMTVNELAERLEVAPTTVSLMVGELSKKDVLDRREDEADRRRRIVAITERMRPAIDGWLAQGARAWQKALSPLTPAERRLFITTLRAYEDGLTD; this is encoded by the coding sequence ATGGAAGTCGACGACGCCGTGCGGGCCTTGCTGCTGCTCATGCCACGGATGGTCGGCCGCGCGAAGCGGATCAAGATCCCCGACGAGCTCCAGTCGTTGTCGCTGGCGCCACGTCATCTGTCGCTGTTGTCGTACCTGCTCTTCGACGGGCCGATGACGGTGAACGAACTGGCCGAACGGCTCGAGGTCGCCCCGACCACGGTGAGCCTGATGGTCGGCGAACTGAGCAAGAAGGACGTGCTCGACCGGCGCGAGGACGAGGCGGACCGGCGGCGGCGGATCGTCGCCATCACCGAACGGATGCGGCCCGCGATCGACGGCTGGCTCGCGCAGGGCGCCCGCGCCTGGCAAAAGGCGCTCTCGCCGCTGACCCCGGCCGAGCGACGGCTGTTCATCACCACCCTGCGGGCCTACGAGGACGGGCTCACCGACTAG
- a CDS encoding proteasome assembly chaperone family protein has product MALDPEDLYEVDSDVPDLGGAVLLHYFDGFMDAGSAGKLVAEHLLNSSEHRVIARFDVDRLIDYRSRRPTMTYSIDHWEAYDAPELVVHLLHDADGVPFLLLTGPEPDHDWERFCAAVRSLVERWDVRLTTGFHGIPMGAPHTRPLGVTAHATRDDLVGEHRPLPNRMQVPGSVAGLLEFRFGEWGHDASGFAAHVPHYLADSTYPSAALHLLEAIAEATGLNLPDGDLREASQEAEAEIARQVAGSEKVADVVRALEQQYDTFMEASSKESLLAESVEHMPTAEELGSQFERFLAEQNGGDTPER; this is encoded by the coding sequence GTGGCGCTGGACCCGGAAGACCTGTACGAGGTGGACTCGGACGTCCCTGACCTCGGCGGGGCCGTGCTCCTGCACTACTTCGACGGGTTCATGGACGCGGGTTCGGCGGGCAAGCTCGTCGCCGAGCACCTCCTGAACTCCTCCGAGCACCGCGTGATCGCGCGTTTCGACGTCGATCGCCTCATCGACTACCGCTCGCGACGTCCCACGATGACCTACTCCATCGACCACTGGGAGGCCTACGACGCCCCCGAACTGGTCGTCCACCTGCTGCACGACGCCGACGGCGTGCCGTTCCTGCTGCTGACCGGGCCGGAACCGGACCACGACTGGGAACGGTTCTGCGCGGCCGTGCGAAGCCTGGTCGAACGCTGGGACGTCCGGCTCACCACCGGTTTCCACGGCATCCCGATGGGCGCGCCGCACACCCGCCCGCTCGGCGTGACCGCGCACGCGACGCGGGACGATCTGGTCGGCGAGCACCGGCCGCTGCCCAACCGGATGCAGGTGCCGGGCAGCGTCGCCGGGCTGCTGGAGTTCCGCTTCGGCGAATGGGGGCACGACGCGTCCGGATTCGCCGCGCATGTGCCGCACTACCTGGCGGACTCGACGTACCCGAGCGCCGCGCTGCACCTGCTCGAGGCCATCGCCGAGGCGACCGGGCTGAACCTGCCGGACGGCGATCTGCGGGAAGCCTCGCAGGAGGCGGAAGCCGAGATCGCCCGCCAGGTCGCCGGGTCGGAGAAGGTCGCCGACGTCGTGCGCGCGCTGGAGCAGCAGTACGACACCTTCATGGAGGCGTCCAGCAAGGAAAGCCTGCTCGCGGAGTCGGTCGAGCACATGCCGACCGCCGAGGAACTGGGCAGCCAGTTCGAGCGGTTCCTGGCCGAGCAGAACGGCGGCGACACCCCCGAGCGCTGA
- a CDS encoding NAD(P)-dependent oxidoreductase yields MSRIVIFGAGGRGGRRAVAEAVSRGHQVTAAVRDPRRHADLAGDGVTLTAADATVADDVAKAAAGHDAAISSLYRADLPSREYYPAAAHALIDGLGRAGVTRLVVVGVGSALEISPGVAFHDQPGWPPEHREFSLGHTAELEVFRASGDGLDWVIVAPPPVMLDEHAARTGEYRSGDHRVLPRAEDAGPFSYADLAVALVDEIERPKHSREMVAIDH; encoded by the coding sequence ATGAGCAGGATCGTCATTTTCGGGGCGGGCGGACGCGGAGGACGCCGCGCCGTCGCCGAAGCCGTGAGCCGCGGGCATCAGGTCACCGCGGCCGTCCGGGATCCCCGGCGGCACGCGGATCTCGCCGGGGACGGCGTCACCTTGACCGCCGCCGACGCCACGGTCGCGGACGACGTCGCGAAGGCGGCCGCCGGGCACGACGCCGCGATCAGTTCCCTCTACCGCGCGGATCTCCCGTCGCGGGAGTACTACCCGGCCGCCGCGCACGCGCTGATCGACGGCCTCGGCCGGGCCGGTGTCACGCGGCTGGTCGTCGTCGGCGTCGGATCGGCGCTGGAGATCTCGCCGGGCGTCGCGTTCCACGACCAGCCCGGCTGGCCGCCCGAGCACCGGGAATTCTCACTCGGGCACACGGCGGAACTGGAGGTCTTCCGTGCGTCCGGCGACGGCCTCGACTGGGTGATCGTCGCGCCGCCGCCCGTGATGCTCGACGAACACGCCGCCCGCACGGGCGAATACCGCAGCGGGGACCACCGGGTGCTGCCGCGCGCCGAGGACGCGGGGCCGTTCTCCTACGCGGATCTCGCGGTCGCGCTGGTCGACGAGATCGAACGGCCGAAGCATTCGAGGGAAATGGTCGCCATCGACCACTGA